One region of Microbacterium sp. M28 genomic DNA includes:
- a CDS encoding ABC transporter permease: MSSIKLTTRPTAVVAAPDTGPAPAPSSDLVLQSRRHRLGRGRSLPGARLLGPFIIVVLWFAASSWGLLDPRLLSGPGTVAATAWQLIIDGTLAEHVGASLSRALLGLVIGTVTGVALAVIAGLSRLGEAVVDGTVQVKRAIPVLALIPLLILWLGIGEEFKVTIVALGVLVPIYINTYSALTGIDTKQIELAESLGLTRWQYIRFVLVPGSLPGFFVGFRLAVVGSWMALIVVETINATSGVGYMMSQAQLYAQSDIILVGLVVYGVFGFVSDALVRLLERRVLSWRRTLAS, encoded by the coding sequence ATGTCTTCGATCAAGCTGACGACACGGCCGACCGCTGTGGTCGCGGCCCCGGACACAGGGCCCGCGCCCGCACCGAGCTCCGATCTCGTCCTGCAGTCGCGTCGTCATCGCCTCGGTCGTGGCCGGTCGCTGCCCGGTGCGCGCCTGCTCGGCCCGTTCATCATCGTGGTCCTGTGGTTCGCGGCATCCTCGTGGGGGCTGCTCGACCCGCGACTGCTCAGCGGACCAGGCACCGTCGCGGCGACCGCATGGCAGCTCATCATCGACGGCACGCTCGCCGAGCACGTCGGAGCCTCGCTGTCCCGGGCGCTGCTCGGCCTCGTGATCGGCACGGTGACCGGCGTGGCACTGGCCGTCATCGCCGGGCTCAGCCGTCTCGGCGAAGCCGTCGTCGACGGCACGGTGCAGGTCAAGCGGGCGATCCCGGTCCTCGCGCTGATCCCGCTGCTCATCCTGTGGCTCGGCATCGGGGAGGAGTTCAAGGTGACGATCGTCGCGCTCGGGGTCCTCGTACCGATCTACATCAATACCTACAGCGCCCTGACCGGCATCGACACCAAGCAGATCGAGCTCGCCGAATCGCTCGGGCTGACGCGGTGGCAGTACATCCGCTTCGTGCTCGTGCCCGGTTCGCTGCCCGGGTTCTTCGTCGGCTTCCGTCTCGCGGTCGTCGGATCGTGGATGGCACTGATCGTGGTCGAGACCATCAACGCCACCTCCGGCGTCGGCTACATGATGTCCCAGGCCCAGCTGTACGCCCAGTCGGACATCATCCTCGTCGGCCTCGTCGTGTACGGCGTCTTCGGCTTCGTCTCGGACGCCCTCGTCCGACTTCTGGAAAGGCGGGTGCTGTCATGGCGCCGCACACTCGCGAGCTGA